From Gouania willdenowi chromosome 18, fGouWil2.1, whole genome shotgun sequence, one genomic window encodes:
- the actn3b gene encoding LOW QUALITY PROTEIN: alpha-actinin-3b (The sequence of the model RefSeq protein was modified relative to this genomic sequence to represent the inferred CDS: deleted 2 bases in 1 codon), with translation MTAVETHITYSNSYTIQHEEYMTQEEDWDRDLLLDPAWEKQQRKTFTAWCNSHLRKAGTQIENIEEDFRNGLKLMLLLEVISGERLPKPDKGKMRFHKIANVNKALDFICSKGVKLVSIGAEEIVDGNGKMTLGMIWTIILRFAIQDISVEETSAKEGLLLWCQRKTAPYRNVNVQNFHISWKDGLALCALIHRHRPDLIDYSKLRKDDPIGNLNTAFEVAEKFLDIPKMLDAEDIVNTPKPDEKAIMTYVSCFYHAFAGAEQVRLPSFKPHHGALLCFDFKPSMTPPPQAETAANRICKVLAVNQENEKLMEEYEKLASELLEWIRRTVPWLENRVAEQTMRAMQQKLEDFRDYRRIHKPPRVQEKCQLEINFNTLQTKLRLSNRPAFMPSEGKMVSDIANAWKGLEQVEKGYEEWLLTEIRRLERLDHLAEKFKQKCSMHEAWTSGKEGLLSQKDYESASLMEIRALMRKHEAFESDLAAHQDRVEQIAAIAQELNELDYHDAATVNTRCQGICDQWDNLGTLTQKRRDALERVEKLWETIDQLYLEFAKRAAPFNNWMDGAVEDLQDMFIVHSIEEIQSLITAHDQFKATLPEADKERMATMGIHSEILKIAQTYGIKLSGINPYTNLSPQDISNKWDTVKHLVPLRDQMLQEEVARQQANERLRRQFAAQANIIGPWIQTKMEEISHVSVDIAGSLEEQMNSLKQYEQNIINYKSNIDKLEGDHQLSQESLIFDNKHTNYSMEHVRVGWEQLLTTIARTINEVENQILTRDAKGISQEQLNEFRASFNHFDRKRNGMMDPDDFRACLISMGYDLGEVEFARIMTLVDPNNTSVVTFQAFIDFMTRETAETDTAEQVMASFKILASDKNYITVDELRRELPPDQAEYCISRMTRFVGPDSPAGALDYISFSSALYGESDL, from the exons ACCTTCACAGCCTGGTGTAACTCCCACTTGAGGAAAGCCGGGACACAGATTGAAAACATTGAAGAGGATTTCAGAAATGGCCTTAAACTCATGCTGCTGCTGGAGGTCATATCAG GTGAGAGGCTGCCCAAACCCGACAAAGGCAAGATGCGTTTCCACAAGATCGCCAACGTCAACAAAGCTCTGGACTTCATCTGCAGCAAAGGCGTCAAACTGGTGTCCATCGGTGCTGAGG aAATCGTTGACGGTAACGGGAAGATGACCCTCGGTATGATCTGGACCATCATCCTGCGTTTCGCCATTCAGGATATTTCTGTGGAAG AGACGTCTGCTAAGGAGGGTCTGCTGCTGTGGTGTCAGAGGAAGACCGCCCCCTACAGGAACGTCAACGTGCAGAACTTCCACATCAG CTGGAAGGATGGCCTGGCCCTGTGTGCTCTCATCCACAGACACAGACCGGACCTCATCGACTACTCCAAACTGAGAAAG GACGATCCCATTGGTAACCTGAACACTGCCTTTGAAGTAGCTGAGAAGTTCCTGGACATCCCAAAGATGCTCGACGCTGAAG ATATCGTGAACACACCCAAACCTGACGAGAAAGCCATCATGACCTACGTCTCCTGCTTCTACCACGCCTTCGCCGGCGCCGAGCAGGTCAGGCTC CCTTCCTTTAAACCGCATCACGGtgctttgctttgctttgaTTTCAAGCCATCAATGACTCCTCCCCCTCAGGCCGAGACCGCCGCCAACAGGATCTGCAAAGTTCTGGCCGTCAACCAGGAGAACGAGAAGCTGATGGAGGAGTATGAGAAGTTGGCCAGTGAG CTGCTGGAGTGGATCCGTCGCACCGTTCCCTGGCTGGAGAACCGAGTGGCCGAGCAGACGATGCGCGCCATGCAGCAGAAGCTGGAAGACTTCCGCGACTACCGCCGCATCCACAAGCCGCCGCGTGTCCAGGAGAAATGTCAGCTGGAGATCAACTTCAACACCCTGCAGACCAAGCTGAGGCTCAGCAACAGGCCGGCGTTCATGCCCTCAGAGGGCAAGATGGTGTCG GACATCGCCAACGCCTGGAAAGGCCTGGAGCAGGTTGAGAAGGGCTACGAGGAGTGGCTGCTGACGGAGATCCGTCGCCTGGAGAGACTCGATCATCTGGCCGAGAAGTTCAAGCAGAAGTGTTCGATGCACGAGGCCTGGACCTCAG GTAAGGAGGGCCTCCTGTCTCAGAAGGATTATGAGTCGGCTTCTCTGATGGAGATCAGAGCTCTGATGAGGAAACACGAGGCATTTGAGAGTGACCTGGCAGCTCACCAGGACCGAGTGGAGCAGATCGCTGCCATCGCCCAGGAGCTCAA TGAGCTGGACTACCACGATGCTGCCACAGTCAACACCCGCTGCCAGGGCATCTGTGACCAGTGGGACAACCTGGGTACGCTCACCCAGAAAAGGAGGGACGCGCTGGAG CGCGTGGAGAAGCTGTGGGAGACCATTGACCAGCTATACCTGGAGTTCGCCAAAAGGGCGGCGCCATTTAACAACTGGATGGACGGAGCCGTTGAGGATCTACAGGACATGTTCATTGTCCACAGCATCGAGGAGATCCAG AGTCTGATCACAGCTCATGACCAGTTCAAAGCGACTCTGCCCGAGGCTGATAAGGAGCGCATGGCCACGATGGGAATCCACAGCGAGATTTTGAAGATCGCCCAGACTTACGGCATCAAGCTGTCAGGAATCAACCCGTACACCAACCTGTCTCCTCAGGACATCAGCAACAAGTGGGACACT GTGAAGCACCTCGTGCCCCTCAGAGACCAAATGCTTCAGGAGGAAGTGGCCCGACAGCAGGCCAACGAGAGGCTGAGGCGCCAATTCGCCGCCCAGGCCAACATCATCGGACCCTGGATTCAAACCAAGATGGAG GAGATCAGCCACGTGTCTGTGGACATTGCTGGCTCTCTGGAGGAACAGATGAACAGCCTGAAGCAGTACGAACAGAACATCATCAACTACAAATCCAACATTGACAAGCTGGAGGGCGACCATCAACTCAGCCAGGAGTCGCTCATTTTCGACAACAAGCACACCAACTACTCCATGGAG CACGTCCGTGTCGGCTGGGAGCAACTGCTCACCACCATCGCCAGAACAATCAACGAGGTGGAGAACCAGATCCTGACCCGCGACGCAAAGGGTATCAGCCAAGAGCAGCTCAACGAGTTCAGGGCCTCCTTCAACCACTTTGACCGG AAGAGAAATGGCATGATGGACCCAGACGACTTCCGTGCCTGTCTCATCTCCATGGGTTACGATCTG GGTGAGGTGGAGTTCGCCCGCATCATGACCCTGGTGGATCCCAACAACACGAGCGTGGTGACCTTCCAGGCCTTCATTGACTTCATGACCCGCGAAACCGCCGAGACTGACACCGCAGAGCAAGTCATGGCCTCCTTCAAGATCCTGGCCTCAGACAAG AACTACATCACGGTGGATGAGCTGCGCAGAGAGCTGCCGCCCGATCAGGCCGAGTACTGCATCAGCCGCATGACCAGATTTGTCGGACCCGACAGCCCGGCTGGCGCCCTGGACTACATCTCCTTCTCCAGCGCCCTCTATGGGGAGAGTGACTTATAA